The following coding sequences are from one Lolium rigidum isolate FL_2022 chromosome 6, APGP_CSIRO_Lrig_0.1, whole genome shotgun sequence window:
- the LOC124668014 gene encoding probable NADPH:quinone oxidoreductase 1 — protein MEAVPSSTAPAKPTVLRVAAFCGSLRKDSWHAGLIRAAQELCQESIPGLHIDHVDISGLPMANPDLETDDGDCFPPEVEAFRDRVRAADCFIFASPEYNYSITATLKNALDWGSRGKKSCWADKAAAIVCAGGSFGGGRAAFHLRQVGVFLDLHFINKPELHVKAYDDPPKFDADGNLIHAETRERLRQVLISLQAFALRLQPK, from the exons atggaagCCGTGCCATCGTCGACAGCGCCGGCGAAGCCCACCGTCCTCCGCGTGGCCGCCTTCTGCGGCTCCCTCCGCAAGGACTCGTGGCACGCCGGCCTCATCCGCGCCG CTCAGGAGCTGTGCCAAGAGTCCATCCCGGGCCTGCACATCGACCACGTCGACATCTCCGGCCTGCCCATGGCCAACCCGGACCTCGAGACCGACGACGGCGACTGCTTCCCGCCGGAAGTCGAGGCGTTCCGCGACAGGGTCCGCGCCGCTGACTGCTTCATCTTCGCCTCGCCGGAGTACAACTACTCCATAACCG CCACGCTGAAGAACGCGCTGGACTGGGGGTCGCGAGGCAAGAAGAGCTGCTGGGCGGACAAGGCGGCGGCGATCGTGTGCGCGGGCGGCAGCTTCGGCGGGGGCAGGGCGGCGTTCCACCTCCGCCAGGTCGGGGTCTTCCTGGACCTGCACTTCATCAACAAGCCGGAGCTCCACGTCAAGGCCTACGACGACCCGCCCAAGTTCGACGCCGACGGCAACCTCATCCACGCCGAGACCAGGGAGCGGCTGCGGCAGGTGCTCATCTCGCTGCAGGCCTTCGCGCTCAGGCTCCAACCAAAGTAG